CCTGCTTTTTTTACTAAGAGAGTAGAGtttaacaattaaaagaaACCTAAATAAGAGATCATAATTGGTACGTTAAGGTTTCATAATTCATtagaattaacaaaaataatgagtTGGATAGTTGAAGAATCAACAGAAACCCAAGTGATGAATGGATCAAAGAGAGTCACATAAAGGAGATCATAACTGATGTTTTAGTGTGGTGTATTGTCTCAAACAATGTGCTGAGCCAAAGAAAGGATCTTGAGCTGTTTCCTGAGGCGCATCTCGTGCGGGACAGGACCAAACACTCGGGTACCAGTCGGTTGGTTGTACTCCATTTTCCTCTTGGAACCATGTGAATTATTCTGCCCTTTCTTTTCCTTAATGCCAACAACTACAATGGCATTGTCATCAAACTTGACTTGGCTTCCATCAGCACGTCCTTTAGGCATCGCAGCACGCACAACCACACCGTACACGACCATCCCTTTCTTCACTTTACCTTTTGGGATAGCgtctttctttacttttttttgaacaattgGGTTAGCTTCTTTCACTGAACCAACAATGATATCGCCAAGTCTTGCTCCTTTCTTACCTCTCAGGGATTGAATGCACATCACCTCTTTAGCACACGAGTTATCCACGCATTTGAGAATCGTCCCCATTTGAATGAATGTCCTATGTTGTTGCTGTGAATTGGAAATCATCAGGACACACAATTCACAGGTTATACCCCACGAATGCATATGAAGAAAGTTTCATCAAGGACGTATATTTGCGAAAAGAGGCTTGACCTGAGAGAGGATGCTTCCATTCATCATTCCATTGGAGGAGGAATTCATCAAACCAGAGAAAGCATTGCAAAGACCTCCAAGCAATGAACGTCCTACTCATATTGTCGATGAATCATATAACGACATCACCAACAATTAGTGACATtcacaacaagaacaaaaaagttttaatcttgagtctgcattTCATGAACCAAAGCAAAGTCCATGACATAtcacaaacccaaaaactcAAAGCTCATTTCGAAACTTATACTAAATCAATGTTgcaaaaaatctaatttttaaagaacCAAACTTTATcgaatataataatattaagagATGAAAATGTACCTTTGGAGAGCTTGGAAGCTAAAGCTGTCGCCATTTCTGCAATTCAAAAGTTTCGATCTTTAGTGTCGCAGAGAGTGAATGAATCTTGCGATTGCACAAAGACAccagatttagggtttaacgTCACACACTCGCTGTCGCAGCGATCATTTGGGCTTGTAATGATTTTACTCATGGATTAAATTATATAGTAAAAAAGTGGTGACGTTGTCAAAAGTAGGCGTGCCGGAGTGGTTATCGGGCATGACTAGAAATCATGTGGGCTTTGCCCGCGCAGGTTCGAATCCTGCCGCCTacgtttttccttttttttcgTATTTACCTTATTTTCCTACATTTTAAAACCAGGGGCCATAACATTTTTTCCACATGTACTATAACATTTGTTTATcacaaaatctgaaattcttaattaacaaaaataaacaatggTGATGCCCTAATAAcaaacatttctttcttctttttttttgctacgaactttttacttttgttgatTGTTCATGCATTTACAAAGACAAAATCCAAAGTTTCTTAATGTTATGAAAAATTCCTAAATCAAGAAGTTAAACGGCTGAGAAGAGGTTGATCAAGTGGAACAATTCACCGATGCCGTCCATTTTGAAGCTAGCACTGGGACCCACTAGTAATCTGTATCAGACaagagacaaaataaaaccccCCAAATGGCTTCTCCAAGCGGAGCTCCAACGAAAcgcctttttttttgaaactctCCACCGcgataagagagagagattaccAAATTCTCaccggagaagaaaaaagggcTTTCCTTTCCTGAGATTTCCGGTGAAAAGTCATTGACTTTATCACTCTCAAGTCTCTCCACAAGTTGATTGATTCTGCTCTAATCTCCTCATCTGGGGTCTTTCCCCTCTTGCTATTCAAATGgtaaattcaaatatatctCTATACCATTTTATGTTTCTAAGAGATATCTCGGTCTCTTTGCTCAACTGTTTatttgaaaactgaaaaccttgcttgtttgtttcgttaatgttgttgttgcgTTTGCTTGCTTTACCCCTTTTTGTTTCCTGTATGGAGACGCTAATTCTTGATCTATGGTTGTTTTTACTTCTGAAAGGTTTTGGTTTGACTATGTCTAGCTCAGTTCTAGAAGCTTGCTCTTTGCCTGAATTAAAATCtcgtttatataattttgcCTAAAGCTGTAAAATAGATGTTATGTGCCCCTTGAACCTGTAAACTCTTTTAGAGGCAATGTatgtttttgatgttgttaaATGAAATGCAATGGTTGCAGGCTGCTCCAGTCATAATTGTGGGTTCACATGTGTGGGTTGAAGATCCACATTTGGCATGGATAGATGGAGAAGTTACTCGAATAGATGGTATAAACGTTCATGTCAAAACCAAGAAGGGGAAAACCGTAAGTTTCTATAAGGTTAcatctttattattttacttcaATCAATGAGCTTGTACGTGGCCTCGACCTTTGGGTTTAGGCTAAAAAAGAGTAGGAATAAGTCCGTTGATAAATTTAGATGTCGATTAATGTTACGTTTTATCTTGGAATGGGATACTGTCATAGTCCCGTTATATCCCTAGATCGGCAGGTTTTTACCTTCTGCATTCAAGGTAGATGTAGGTTATTGTGCTTTTAGTGTTTTGATCAAACCAAGTAACAtaataaatagagaaaaataccTTCAAAGAACGTTTTTGGTATTTACTGAATGTCTTAAGGCAAGTTTATACTCAGAAATATGGAGTGCATAAAATGAAGCTTTCAGGCTTTCTAGTCGGCAGTTATCTTGATATGTTGTGAGAGCTAATTTTATTGAAACCGTTACACGTGATAGGGAAACAGCTTAATGTGATAAGATGCAGCATGAGACgtaaaaacatgatttacgTTGTCATTTTATATGTTGTTGCACATGATATATTTTCATGATAAGTTCTTTGCTGTCAAGTATAGATGTTCACACTTCCTTGTTGGCCATGGTTCTCCTCACATATCCCCATGTTGTATGGATTTCAGGTTGTGACAAACGTATATTTTCCCAAGGATACTGAAGCTCCATCTGGAGGTGTAGATGACATGACAAAACTTTCATACTTGCATGAGCCTGGAGTCTTACGAAACCTTGAGACAAGATATGAACTTAATGAAATATACGTAAGatattttatcctttttttctaACATCTCTTACTTTTTGTTGCTGCAAAGGAAATCATTTGGTATAAGCTATGATACTAATAAGTTTTGTGTTACTTCTGTAGACATATACAGGGAATATCCTAATTGCAGTTAATCCATTCCAAAGGCTGCCTCATATTTATGAAACTGATATGATGGAACAATATAAGGGAATTGCACTTGGAGAACTAAGTCCTCATGTTTTTGCAATTGGGGATGCTGCATACAGGTTTGTGCATGTTCACGTCCATCAATTTATCGTACTTCTATCTATTTCGTGAGATAATTTACTGATTTGGTCACGGTGTAAGTTATTAGGGCAATGATTAATGAAGGGAAAAACAATTCGATTTTGGTAAGTGGAGAAAGTGGTGCTGGTAAAACCGAGACGACAAAGATGCTCATGAGGTACCTTGCCTTTTTGGGAGGGAGGTCTGGTGTAGAAGGAAGGACAGTTGAACAGCAAGTCTTAGaggtttgtttatttttttcatgaaaAATGAGGATGATTCCATATATGGCTGTATACAGCTTAATGTGTATATCCCCAATGGCACATTGCAGTCTAATCCAGTTCTCGAAGCATTTGGCAATGCAAAAACTTTACGGAACAACAATTCAAGGTACGTTCTTCATCTTTCCAAATCTGGGGCTTATCAGCTAAGTTCATTAATTAGAAACAGTTCATACTAGGATTTATTCTTAAATGCTTGGTtcctaagtttttttttttaatgttgttAATTGTTCTTCCGATTATGCCTTAAGAAAATCGTATTCATTGTTACTTGACCTTTTTCATTCTTCTTGATGTTACCCACCTCGCAGTCGTTTTGGTAAATTTGTTGAAATCCAATTTGACAAGAATGGAAGGATATCTGGGGCAGCTATTAGGACTTATCTGCTGGAGAGGTCCCGTGTTTGCCAAATCTCAGATCCCGAAAGGAATTACCATtgcttttatcttctttgtgCTGCTCCGCCGGAGGTAtcttataatttgttttcttctaattgACACATTAAGTGCATGTCATCCGATGCTGATATcatactcatttttttttcttctattttcgGGTTTATTTTGCAGGATATAAAGAAGTACAAGCTGGAAAACCCACATAAATTTCATTATCTAAATCAGTCAAGTTGCTATAAGTTGGATGGTGTTGATGATGCTAGTGAATACCTTGAAACCAGACGAGCTATGGATGTAGTTGGAATCAGTAACGAAGAACAGGTCCTGAAACTAATGTGTTAAAGAGGTCAGGTTTCCGTTCTGCTACTTTCATGTTAGAGTCTGACATCCAAAGTAATTTATTTACAGGAGGCAATCTTCAGGGTGGTTGCTGCAATTCTTCATCTTGGTAACATTGATTTTGGAAAGGGGGAAGAGATAGATTCATCTGTCATCAAGGATAAAGATTCCCGAAGTCATCTTAATATGGCGGCAGAGTTACTTATGTATGGTCCTTTTTCTTACTATATTTGAATCTGTTTATCCATTTTCGTTTTAGTGGATTATATATTCGTAGTAAATGCTGTTTTTTATATTGTGCACTTGTTTTGACAGGTGTAACGCCCAGAGCCTAGAAGATGCTCTTATTAGGCGTGTGATGGTTACACCTGAAGAGATTATCACGAGAACTCTTGATCCCGATAATGCAATTGCGAGTAGGGATACCCTGGCCAAGACAATATACTCTCACTTGTTTGACTGGTGAAGCTATTTAAGCGAACTTCCTCTTCCATTTCCTCATCTcgcatttttatatatatttgcataATACATTTTATTCTATCATTTACAGGATTGTGAACAAAATTAATACCTCCATCGGGCAGGACCCACGGTCAAAGTCGATTATTGGAGTTCTGGATATCTATGGGTTTGAAAGTTTCAAATGCAATAGGTACTGTTATACGTAAAACATTCTTTGTTATCACCTTTACCCCATTTCATTCCAGGGGTGCATGGAAGACCAATCTAGACATGCTTGGATAGCTTTAAAAGAATAATTCCTTGTCATCTTCTGCTATTTCAACTGAAAGTTACCAATGTCTCTATATCTTCTGCAGCGTCTCAGAGTATTAAGTGGGTGTTAAATATAGTTTCATATAATGTGTCAAGATGTTGAAGGAAATTGCTAACCGTGGAAAGTTAGTAGATTTATCTGTTATCGAAGAGTTGTAGTTGATCTTTTGTTTGGCTTATGATACAGTTTTGAGCAATTCTGCATCAATTTCACGAATGAAAAACTGCAACAGCATTTTAATCAGGTTAGTCGTTTACTCATGTTTATATTGATCAGCGCTTTTGCTTTTGGATAAGTAGATTGGACTTATTTCTGGTATCACTCTTTTGCAGCATGTCTTCAAAATGGAGCAGGAAGAGTACACCAAAGAAGAGATTGCTTGGAGTTACATAGAGTTTATTGATAACCAAGATGTTCTTGAGTTAATTGAAAAAGTATGTTTCTCCTTATAATTTAAGAGACTTACATTCCAGTTTGTGATATTTATTGCTTGATGATAACCATATTTAGGTTTAGGAGCAGAGATCTTGTTTACTGCACAATTGTCTTATGCTTTCCCTTTTCTTATGTTAAAATTGCGTGTCTTCAATCAGAAACCAGGAGGGATTATTTCACTTCTAGATGAAGCCTGGTATGCTTTATCTTTCTCAGATTAACTTGCATGCCTTTCTCATAGTACTATCCGTTCATGTATTTTGGTTGATTCAACTCAGTATGTTTCCCAAGTCTACACATGAAACCTTCTCCCAAAAGTTGTTCCAGACGTTTAAAGAACACGAGAGATTTGCCAAACCGAAGCTCTCGCGCACTGATTTTACCATATCGCATTATGCAGGAGAGGTACAGTATTGCTTCTTCATATTTGTCTATTTCTAAATGAATTGAAGTTGAAGCTTTCTGTTCTTGATGTGTATCCTACATTTGCAAGGTTACTTATCAATCAAACCATTTCATCGACAAGAACAAAGATTATATAGTTGCTGAACATCAAGCACTATTTACTGCATCTAATTGCAAGTTTGTGGCGGGTTTGTTCCATGCGCTTCATGAAGACTCATCCAGgtcatcaaaattttcttccaTTGGGTCACGGTTCAAGGTATTGCATGTAAAATTGCTAGTTATGCACTGCAAGTTTTGAAAGGAAGTTTATTGATATCACTTATCTATGTTGCAGCAACAACTTCACTCGCTGATGGAATCACTGAATGGTACAGAACCTCATTACATCAGATGTATAAAGCCGAACAATGTTCTTAAACCTGGTATCTTTGAGAATTTCAACGTCATTCATCAATTACGTTGTGGGGTAAGGATGTCCTGTCTAAATCTAACGGGTGTATCTACATCTCTTATTAGACCTAGAATACACTTTCCCGtttgtattaatattaaaCGATTAGTGCGATAACCAACGCAGTTTTTGAATAACATACTAAAATACGACGTTTCTTTATATGCTTACTATTCAGTAAATGTCGTATCTTCCcagaaaataacaattagtTTCATTTGCAGGGTGTTCTTGAGGCCATTCGGATCAGTTGCGCTGGCTATCCTACCAGGCTTGCCTTCTATGACTTTCTCGATCGTTTTGGTCTCCTTGCTCCAGAAGTTTTGGAAGGAAAGTAAGTCTCTCTCTGAGGTTTCTGCATCTCTATGAAAACACTTTTGTCGAAACAAACATCAGTTTAATAAGCAATTCTATCACACCTTCTTTTACAGTTATGATGATAAAGTAGCTTGCCAAATGATTCTTGATAAGAAAAGTCTGACGGACTACCAGGTGTGATATGCATTTTCATTCTGGTTTGTTGCTTTCTTTCAAAGTTGTTTTCTTACCAAATTCATGGATAATTTTAGCGTCATGGTCATGATCCCCGATGGGATCatccacaagaaaaaaaaatctcccTTCCTTGTTCCATCATTCTCACTATCGGCATTTTCAGTATTTGTTCATGTATCATATACGTACCTTTACCATGTTGTTCCCAGATAGGAAAGACAAAGATTTTCCTTCGAGCTGGTCAGATGGCTGAACTAGATGCGAGGAGAGCAGAGGTGCTTGGGAATGCTGCCAGAGTCATTCAGAGGCAATTCCGCACATGTATGGCTAGAAAGAATTACCGTTCTATTCGCAATGCTGCAATTGTTTTGCAATCCTTCCTACGAGGTATTTTCTGCACTCAGTAAGGTTTCTCCATGGCGTATGCTGTTCAGTCAGAATTATAGTGCATACCCATCCTTTTCTCATCGCATCCTATTGTTTTCATCATTTGGAGCTTAACCATTTCTTCTTTACCAGATGGTTGTTTTCTGGTTTGATCATCTGTTCTCCTTTTCTATGCTTGGTTAATTGCAGGCGAAATTGCCCGGGCAGTGCACAAGAAACTGAGAATAGAAGCTGCAGCTCTAAGAGTCCAGAAGAATTTCCGCCGGTACGTTGACAGGAAATCTTTTGTCACCACAAGATCATCTACAATCGTGTTGCAGACTGGCTTAAGGGCCATGATTGCACGTAGTGAATTCAGGCTAAGAAGGCAAAGAAAAGCCGCCATTGTACTTCAGGTAGATCACAGTTTCCTTGTTACTGGGAGGGAACTAGACAACCTTCTTAGGACAGAAATAGGAAAACTTTGTTAACTGTTCTCTTTGATGGATAAAAAATTCCCCTTTTTCAGGCTCATTGGCGTGGTCGCCAAGCATTCTCATATTACACAAGACTTCAGAAGGCGGCAATAGTCACACAATGTGCCTGGAGATGCAGACTTGCTAGAAGAGAGCTTAGAATGCTGAAAATGGTTGGATTCCTTGCTTTATGACTTTTCATTGCGTTCTAACACAGTGTGCATGAATTTTCTTATTCAGCTGTTTACTTCCATATGTACATTGATGTAGGCTGCAAGAGACACCGGTGCTCTTAAAGATGCTAAGAATAAATTGGAGCAGCGGGTAGAAGAGCTTTCCTTGCGTTTGCATTTGGAGAAGCGGTTAAGGGTAACTTAGATGTCAATTTTCTTTGGAAATATCTTTAGGTTAAACCAATTTGGAGATTGTGGTCTTCAAAGTCAGTTGCAAATTTTGGATTatattgttatctttttaCTGATAAACAGACTGATCTTGAGGAGGCAAAGGTGCAAGAAGTTGCAAAGCTGCAAGAGGCATTGCATACCATGCGGTTACAATTGAAAGAAACTACTGCAATGGTCGTAAAGGAACAGGAGGCGGCTCGAGTAGCAATTGAAGAAGCAAGTTCAGTTAATAAGGAacctgttgttgttgaagatacAGAGAAGATCGATTCTTTGAGCAACGAAATTGACAGGCTAAAGGTAAAAACTGACATATTTTAATCCAAATAAAATAGGTTCAAGATGACAAGATGTAATTGTTTCTACACCATAGATGTGTAAATTTAataatgagatttttttctgtttctggaTTTAAAAAAGATAATGCTTTATGTGAAAGTCTCCATTATTTGATTGTTCATGCCACTGATCTACAATCTCGACATGGTCCTAATGCAGGGACTGTTGTCATCAGAAACACATAAGGCAGATGAAGCACAGCATGCTTATCAGAGTGCCTTGGTCCAAAATGAGGAATTATGTAagaaacttgaagaagctggaagaaaaatagatcAGCTCCAAGATTCTGTTCAGAGGTTTGTATTCATTTGCAAATTTGAGATCATGATGCATTTGTTTTTCCATGTGAGacttttatctttctttatacaaatattttccccttgaaaataaatttttacgTTCTCAGGTCATGCATTTAGAGGTTTAATTAGTATCAGATATTGCATTTAGGGCCCAGTTTTTTCTCTGAAATAAGACGACTAACAATATCCACTTCCTATATATTAGATTCCAAGAAAAAGTCTTTAGCTTGGAGTCAGAGAATAAAGTACTCCGGCAACAAACTCTTACCATCTCACCGACTACTAGAGCTTTGGCCCTAAGACCAAAAACTACCATAATCCAGGTACTGGTGGACACCGGCTATGTCTTTACATTGAATTTCTTAACCGTGAACATGACCTTTTTGATATTTCCGTGGAATTTCAGAGAACTCCGGAGAAGGATACTTTCTCCAATGGAGAAACAACACAACTTCAGGTATGTTGATAAACAAAATCAGCCCCTTGTGTAATTACCATTTACATTGATGGAGATCTAATATTTAATGATATGCTCCAGGAACCTGAAACTGAGGATAGGCCCCAGAAATCGCTTAATCAGAAACAGCAGGTAGCTATCACTTTGAAGCCTTGTCACATATTTCACTTGCGGGCATaatatgttctgtttttttgtcagTATGCATTTTGCATACTCATTATGTTCGGTTTTTCATCTTGCAGGAAAATCAAGAGCTGTTACTAAAATCTATTTCGGAAGATATAGGATTTTCTGAAGGCAAGCCTGTTGCTGCCTGTCTGATATACAAGTGTCTGATACACTGGAGATCTTTTGAAGTAGAAAGAACCAGTATATTTAATCGTATAATCGAGACAATAGCATCTGCCATTGAGGTAGTTTTGATGTTCTTTCATACCAACACAAATGTTCTTTCCTGCTCCATGGGTAGTCTCATGCTAAATTTACATCTTTGCAGATGCAGGAAAACAGCGATGTACTATGCTATTGGTTATCCAATTCCGCCACATTATTAATGTTTCTTCAACGCACTCTGAAAGCCGGTGCTACAGGAAGCATAACTACTCCCAGACGTCGGGGAATGCCTTCATCTTTGTTTGGACGGGTATCTCAGGTAGTTAGAAGTGTTTACGTGTCTCTCAAGAATGCTTTGATTCCATTAATCTCACTTTTCTCATGAAATTACTTGTATAATAGAGTTTCCGAGGTTCTCCACAAAGTGCTGGATTCCCATTTATGACTGGAAGGGCAATTGGCGGTGGGCTAGACGAACTACGTCAAGTTGAAGCTAAATATCCTGCTTTGCTTTTTAAGCAGCAACTCACAGCTTTCCTAGAAAAGATATATGGAATGATCCGTgacaagatgaagaaagagatttcCCCTCTGCTTGCTTCTTGCATTCAGGTAGACATTCTTTTGAATTGCCTTTTGTTCCACAGAAAATAATCGTTGATATATTATTGTGGTATTAAAGCCCCTGAGTCTGGTTCTGGTTTTGTGGTTTGATGAAAACAGGTTCCAAGGACACCGCGGTCTGGTTTAGTAAAAGGACGTTcacaaaatacacaaaataatgTTGTTGCTCCAAAACCGATGATTGCTCATTGGCAAAACATTGTTACTTGTCTAAACGGCCACTTGAGGACTATGAGGGCCAATTATGTGAGTgaaataaactataaattcCGCCAAAGCTgaaataaagtttattttcaacttcttttttctttcttcttacaaATTTTGAACCTATCCAAAACTGCAGGTGCCTTCCTTGCTAATTTCTAAAGTGTTCGGGcagatattttcatttatcaaTGTTCAGCTGTTTAACAGGTAATTCTGATATGGTTGCAACTGTCAAGTCGCTATATAATACAGATCCGCTTATGTTTTTCCCGTTTAATCAACCGTGTAGCCT
This sequence is a window from Arabidopsis thaliana chromosome 1 sequence. Protein-coding genes within it:
- the HLL gene encoding Ribosomal protein L14p/L23e family protein (HUELLENLOS (HLL); FUNCTIONS IN: structural constituent of ribosome; INVOLVED IN: translation; LOCATED IN: ribosome, intracellular, large ribosomal subunit; EXPRESSED IN: 20 plant structures; EXPRESSED DURING: 11 growth stages; CONTAINS InterPro DOMAIN/s: Ribosomal protein L14, bacterial-type (InterPro:IPR005745), Ribosomal protein L14b/L23e (InterPro:IPR000218), Ribosomal protein L14 conserved site (InterPro:IPR019972); BEST Arabidopsis thaliana protein match is: Ribosomal protein L14p/L23e family protein (TAIR:AT5G46160.2); Has 9401 Blast hits to 9401 proteins in 3194 species: Archae - 306; Bacteria - 5487; Metazoa - 280; Fungi - 278; Plants - 760; Viruses - 0; Other Eukaryotes - 2290 (source: NCBI BLink).), with product MATALASKLSKGRSLLGGLCNAFSGLMNSSSNGMMNGSILSQQQHRTFIQMGTILKCVDNSCAKEVMCIQSLRGKKGARLGDIIVGSVKEANPIVQKKVKKDAIPKGKVKKGMVVYGVVVRAAMPKGRADGSQVKFDDNAIVVVGIKEKKGQNNSHGSKRKMEYNQPTGTRVFGPVPHEMRLRKQLKILSLAQHIV
- the HLL gene encoding Ribosomal protein L14p/L23e family protein; protein product: MHSWGITCELCVLMISNSQQQHRTFIQMGTILKCVDNSCAKEVMCIQSLRGKKGARLGDIIVGSVKEANPIVQKKVKKDAIPKGKVKKGMVVYGVVVRAAMPKGRADGSQVKFDDNAIVVVGIKEKKGQNNSHGSKRKMEYNQPTGTRVFGPVPHEMRLRKQLKILSLAQHIV
- the MYA1 gene encoding myosin 1 (myosin 1 (MYA1); FUNCTIONS IN: motor activity; INVOLVED IN: in 8 processes; LOCATED IN: myosin complex; EXPRESSED IN: 23 plant structures; EXPRESSED DURING: 13 growth stages; CONTAINS InterPro DOMAIN/s: Dil domain (InterPro:IPR018444), Dilute (InterPro:IPR002710), Myosin, N-terminal, SH3-like (InterPro:IPR004009), Myosin head, motor domain (InterPro:IPR001609), IQ calmodulin-binding region (InterPro:IPR000048); BEST Arabidopsis thaliana protein match is: Myosin family protein with Dil domain (TAIR:AT5G20490.1); Has 18995 Blast hits to 13821 proteins in 1312 species: Archae - 114; Bacteria - 980; Metazoa - 11844; Fungi - 1348; Plants - 1046; Viruses - 13; Other Eukaryotes - 3650 (source: NCBI BLink).) — its product is MAAPVIIVGSHVWVEDPHLAWIDGEVTRIDGINVHVKTKKGKTVVTNVYFPKDTEAPSGGVDDMTKLSYLHEPGVLRNLETRYELNEIYTYTGNILIAVNPFQRLPHIYETDMMEQYKGIALGELSPHVFAIGDAAYRAMINEGKNNSILVSGESGAGKTETTKMLMRYLAFLGGRSGVEGRTVEQQVLESNPVLEAFGNAKTLRNNNSSRFGKFVEIQFDKNGRISGAAIRTYLLERSRVCQISDPERNYHCFYLLCAAPPEDIKKYKLENPHKFHYLNQSSCYKLDGVDDASEYLETRRAMDVVGISNEEQEAIFRVVAAILHLGNIDFGKGEEIDSSVIKDKDSRSHLNMAAELLMCNAQSLEDALIRRVMVTPEEIITRTLDPDNAIASRDTLAKTIYSHLFDWIVNKINTSIGQDPRSKSIIGVLDIYGFESFKCNSFEQFCINFTNEKLQQHFNQHVFKMEQEEYTKEEIAWSYIEFIDNQDVLELIEKKPGGIISLLDEACMFPKSTHETFSQKLFQTFKEHERFAKPKLSRTDFTISHYAGEVTYQSNHFIDKNKDYIVAEHQALFTASNCKFVAGLFHALHEDSSRSSKFSSIGSRFKQQLHSLMESLNGTEPHYIRCIKPNNVLKPGIFENFNVIHQLRCGGVLEAIRISCAGYPTRLAFYDFLDRFGLLAPEVLEGNYDDKVACQMILDKKSLTDYQIGKTKIFLRAGQMAELDARRAEVLGNAARVIQRQFRTCMARKNYRSIRNAAIVLQSFLRGEIARAVHKKLRIEAAALRVQKNFRRYVDRKSFVTTRSSTIVLQTGLRAMIARSEFRLRRQRKAAIVLQAHWRGRQAFSYYTRLQKAAIVTQCAWRCRLARRELRMLKMAARDTGALKDAKNKLEQRVEELSLRLHLEKRLRTDLEEAKVQEVAKLQEALHTMRLQLKETTAMVVKEQEAARVAIEEASSVNKEPVVVEDTEKIDSLSNEIDRLKGLLSSETHKADEAQHAYQSALVQNEELCKKLEEAGRKIDQLQDSVQRFQEKVFSLESENKVLRQQTLTISPTTRALALRPKTTIIQRTPEKDTFSNGETTQLQEPETEDRPQKSLNQKQQENQELLLKSISEDIGFSEGKPVAACLIYKCLIHWRSFEVERTSIFNRIIETIASAIEMQENSDVLCYWLSNSATLLMFLQRTLKAGATGSITTPRRRGMPSSLFGRVSQSFRGSPQSAGFPFMTGRAIGGGLDELRQVEAKYPALLFKQQLTAFLEKIYGMIRDKMKKEISPLLASCIQVPRTPRSGLVKGRSQNTQNNVVAPKPMIAHWQNIVTCLNGHLRTMRANYVPSLLISKVFGQIFSFINVQLFNSLLLRRECCSFSNGEYVKTGLAELEKWCHDATEEFVGSAWDELKHIRQAVGFLVIHQKPKKSLKEITTELCPVLSIQQLYRISTMYWDDKYGTHSVSTEVIATMRAEVSDVSKSAISNSFLLDDDSSIPFSLDDISKSMQNVEVAEVDPPPLIRQNSNFMFLLERSD